ctcttgtagaccaggctggcctcaaactgacagagatccgcctgcctctgcctcctgagtgctgggattaaaggtgtgcacctccactgccTGGTTTGAAGGAGACATTTCTGACCAAGGCTGATGGCAACACTAGAGTATGGGTATACACATCCATCAGGAGGCAGTTTGACAGCCTGTTCATTCAGCACAACAGAAGCAGCGTGTTCTCCTGCAGGGCCTATGCCCTCCCTAACTATGAGCTTTTGACCACGTCTATAGTACTAGGCATAAACACCTTCCTACAGAGTGGGCTTCAGATCCATGAgacagagactttttttttatgtttttttttattttagtttatttatttattaaggatttctgcctcctccccgctaccacctcccatttccctccccctcccccgatcaagtccccctccctcatcagcccaaagagcaatcagggtttcctgacctgtgggaagcccaaggaccgcccacctccatccaggtctagtaaggtgagcatccaaactgcctaggctcttccaaagccagtacgtgcagtaggataaaaaacccactgcgattgttcttgagttctcagtattcctcattgtccactatgttcagctagtcctgttttatcccatgctttttcagacccaggccagctggccttggtgagttcccgatagaacatccccattgtctcagtgtgtgggtgcacccctcgcagtcctgagttccttgctcgtgctctctctcctgctcctgatttggaccttgagatttctgtctggtgctccaatgtgggtctctgtctttgtctcctttcatcacatgatgaaggttaatattcaggaggatgcctatgtgtttgtctttggattcactttcttatttagcttctctaggaacatgaattataagctcaatatcctttatttatggctagaaaccaaatatgagtgagtacatcccatgttcctctttttgggtctggcttacctcactcaggatagtgttttctatttccatccatttgtatgcaaaattcaagaagtccttgttttttactgctgagtaatactctaatatgtatatattccatactttcttcatccattcttccattgaagggcatctaggttgtttccaggttctggctattacaaacaatgctgctatgaacatagttgagcatatacttttgttgtatgatagggcctctcttgggtatattcccaagagtggtattgctggatccaggggtaggttgatcccgaatttcctgagaaaccgccacactgctttccagagtggttgcacaagtttgcattcccaccagcaatgggtgagtgtacccctttctccataacctctccagcaaaggctatcattggtgttttttattttagccattctgacaggtgtaagatggtatcttaaagttgtcttgatttgcatttccctaatcgctaaggaaattgagcatgaccttaagtgtcttttggccatttgaagttcttctgttgagaattctctgttcagctcagtgccccattttacaattgggttgattagccttttacggtctagtttcttgagttctttatatattttggagatcagacctttgtcagttgcggggttggtgaagatcttctcccagtaagtgggttgcttttgtcttagtgacagtgtcctttgctttacagaagcttctcagtctcaggaggtcccatttattcacatgagacagagtcttgtgACACCCAGGATAGTCCTGAAGTGACTATGTActtgaggatgactttgagtttctgatcctcctgcctccacctctgaagtTGTACGATTATAGGCATGATCACCACACGTGATTTTATTTGGTGCTAGAGATGGAACCTCAGTGCATGCCAGCCAAGCATCGTACTGCCTGATCTCTGTCTCCAGCCACTAGCCAGTGACTTTAGACAGTACTTTCTGTTTTCAGATTAAAGCACCTTAGGAATTTTAGTGGCTTCAAAGCCAGAAACAAATTGGGTGTTGCAATTTTTAGTTTTAACTAAGTGGAGAGCATCAGTTGAGGAACTTTCGGTGCATAGTTAAGGTCTCAGGATGTCTGGACCTGGTCCATAGATCACCATCCTGACCAAGAGACATGATGTGTgcaaacctttttcttttttgagtacTGAAAGTATAGGTTTATTAAAAATGAACGTAGAGTAATGAACCAACTCTTGAAGGCTGTCCCTTGACTGTCACATGCATTCCATGGCAAGCACATctatacacgcacacactcctACAACACTAAGATTTTTGTACTAAAAGTACACAAGTATTTCATGTGAGACAGAAACATAGAATAGACTCCATAGAACAGGAGTGGGCTCTACCAGACATGTAGCTCGAGaaccttttcttttgagacagggtcgtaCGTATCTCAGGCCGTCCTCAGACTTACactgtagccaagaatgactttgaacttaggtacttctgcttctgtttcccaagtgctgggatcataggctgTGCTGTCActcctattttttgtttgttttttttccagtctggGGATGAAACACATGACTTCATATACTCTAGATGGGCATTGTACAGCTACGCTCTACCTCAAGACCAGGTCTTATACCTTATGTTATTCAGGGCATGGTGCTCCATGTCTGtaaatcctagcatttgagaagTCCAGTCAGAAGGATGAAAGCCATACTTGGCTGCCTGAAACTCTGTCACACACACCTTCTTCAAGCTCTCGGTTACAACGAAACAAAAGAGATGAAACATCTTGTGGTAGCTGCCATCTGTCAAGAGTAAAACctgctctgatttttctttttaagtgttattatagaaaaatatatgtgaaaatgAGAGATAAGGATAAAATAGAGACAGCATGTAActatgtaacttttttttttaaagcagaataaagatagatttattaagggagagtgaagaaagtgccAAAGAATATAAGGGGTTCCAAAGGGGGAGTGCCCACTATGTAAATTCTGAGAGACTGTTTAATCTGTTGAATTACATTCTAtttcgtgtgcatgtgtatgagcatgtgtgtgagcgtgtttACCATGGCAtgtatgcagaggtcagaggacagcttgtgggagttggttttttTCACCTTCTACTGTGTGACTCCAAGGGATGAAACCCAGGTTGTCTAGCTTACTAACCATCTTTTGCTGGGTAAAAAGTTTGAGCTTGAAACCTCACTAATCCCTGAGCTCACCCTGAGCTCAAGACTTGAAATTCCACCAATCCCCACCATGGAAATCTCCACCCCCAAGAAACCTATATAAGCCTGCCTCCCACTCAgttctctgctgcttctttttttttattattatttatttattacgtatacaatattctgtctgtgtgtatgtctgcaggccagaagagggcaccagacctcattacagatggttgtgagccaccatatggttgctgggaattgaactcaggacctttggaagagcaggcaatgctcttaaccactgagccatctctccagccctctctgctGCTTCTTGCTTCTGTCTTTTTCCCTGTAAATCTGTGGGAGGCTTGCTGTGTGGTGTAgcttgtggtattccttggctcccaactCTCAGGACACTTTTCACTTCAGAGCTGCAATACTTGCATTGGGGAAACTTTCTCCTCAGAGCTGTAAGACTTACACCTTTGCccgctgagaaaatgcctctataaaatTTGTCTGTAGACATATTTGTGGGGGGCATTTTCtcgattaatgattgatgtggaaggactcagcccactgtgggcagtgccacccccaCAAAAAGTTACATGCTGTCTCTATTTTACCCTTATCTCCcattttcacatatatttttCTAGTTACTAGGAATAACACTTGTAGAGAAAAAGGCAGGTAGTCTTGagatgtataagaaagcaggccgaacAAGCCATATAAAGCAAACTTGTGAGGCGTTTTCTTCTgtggcctttgcttcagttcctacgtccaggttcttgccttgagttcatgTCTTGAAGTTCTTTTTCTGGTAGACCATGACTGGGACAGATAAGCTGACTtagctcctccccttccccagtgcTTTTGGTCATTGTCTGTAGTACAGCAACAGAGAACAGGCTAAGACATAGACTATGTCAAATTAGTAGGCCTCGTAGACGGAGGACAGGGCAGGAAGGGCGGTGAAATGagacttttattttgtattctttcaACTTTGGGCGGTGAAATTGCCAATTGCATACTTTTAAGGGCAGGAAAGAGATTCTGAACAAGGCAATAATGAGTCCTCTCtgctttacagaaagaaaaagagtgttCCATCATGTCCTGTCCTGTTTGAACATGGACAGAAGCAGAAAGCTTCTCCCAGACTTTGTGAAGCAATTTTCCATAGATCGACCAAGTGAGTGGACACCTGAGACTCCGGGAGACTTAGCTTGGAATTTCCTGGTGAAAGTGCAGGCTTTAGACTTGACAGCCAGAGACTTTATTCTTAAGCCCAAGACGGTGGATGAAGAGAGCAACGAGGAGTTGCTGGCTGGGATAGAGAATTTAGAAATTGGAGACATACAAACCATCAACCCCCTTGACATCCTTTGCGCCTGCCTGCTTTGTTCGGACAGCTCTCTGCAGCGTGAAGTCCTGTCAAACATGTACCAGTGCCAGTTCGCTCTTCCCCTCCTGCtgccagatgcagaaagcaacaAAAGCATCTTAATGCTGGGGGCCATGAGAGACTTACAGCAGCACCCAGCGCGGTCCTCAGAGGGCCCCCCCAGGGAAACAGAAGCATTTCTGAGTCTCAGGAAGATGCCTGTCATCTCTTTTGTGCGGCTAGGACACTGTAGCTTCTCCAAGTCCAGAATCCTTAACACATTGCTCAGCTCCTCCCCACAGAAACCGCACAAAATCTTTCTCCATCAGGATCTGTCCGTTCCTGTGCTTCCTCGGCAAATTTCTGATGGCCTGGTGGAGGTGACATGGTGTTTTCCTGACAAGGAGCTAAGGGGAAATCCTCACGTTTTCCAAAAGCCTGTTGCTGTGACCAACCTTCGTGGAGATCTTGAAAGCTTTTGGACTCAATTTGGTTTTCTGGTGGAAGTTTCCTCAGCCGTGTTCTTCTTCACCGACTGCCTTGGTGAGAAGGAATGGGACTTGCTGATGTTTTTAGGGGAAGATGCTATTGAAAGATGCTACTTTGTCCTTGGTCCTCAGGCCAAGGAGAGTGAAGAGGCTCAGATTTTCCAAAGGATCCTGAGACTGAAGCCGTCACAGTTACTGTTTTGGGAAGTGGAGGAAGCTGGGGATAGAAGGAAGACGATGGAGGCCCTTCAAGCTGCCCTCCAGGAAGTAATGTCCTCTTCGCTTAGACATGTGTCCCTAGAAGATATGGCCTCTCTGGCCAGGGAGCTGGGCATTCAGGTAGACCAAGACTTTGAAATTCCTCAAGATATTCAACTTTCCCCCAGTACGACTGGAGGAGAGAGCCAGCAAACATGTAGTCAGACAAAAAGCCCATCTGAAAGCCGAGCCCAGGTGCCAGTCAGAGAGCCTGGAGTGCAATGTGAGGACAGGCAGAATGCTCAGAATCTGCACCAGACTCCAGTGTTTGTGCCTCCACCAGTAAACCCGTGGCCCCTGCCGACCACATTTGGAAGTAACTTTTACCACGGGCCCTTGAGAGCCCCTTGGGTTCTGAGCCCCCACTTTGGGTCACAGCAGAGGGCTAAGTGGTTCTATCCTTTGCCCCATCAGAATACAAGGGTACGTGGCAAAGGGAAAAGCTTTGGTCCTCGGAACTTCCGACCCTGGAGATTTTATTCAGGGCAAGGATTCATGAAAATTTCAGGAGCTTCTGAGGGGCATCATTCGAGTGGAACATTTGGGAGATCACAAAGACAAATTCCTCATGTGCAGAACCATCCTGAGAGCCCACAGGTGGTCTCTCATGTAGACCACTCACATTCTCAGGGCTGGCAAGCAAGAACAGTAGCAGGGAAGCCGCAGACTGTGAAAGCCTGTGCCCAGGGGGTGCAGCTGAGTGAAGCCTCTAGAAAACCTGCGAGGACAACATCGCATAGTAAGTACCCTCACCCTCCGTCCTGTCAGCCAGCAGGAGCCATTCAAGAACCAAAAATACCTGTTCGTCATCAAGGATCTCAAAGGATTAAACAGGGGAGGCCTTCAGATTCAGCATTCCAGCCAGGCTCTCAGTCAACATCTGAGAGTAAACTTTCATCTACCTGCCAGTTCAACTTCCATCAACCCAAGTTCCAGGTCAAACACTTTGAGCCTAAGCCCATTCAACctcagaaaaaaaaccctcatccCCAGCTTTCCCAAGCTAAAGCCCCTcattctcagccttcccaagctAAACCCAGTCATCCCTATCCTTCCCAAGCTAAACCCAGTCATCCCCAGCCTTCCCAAGCTAAACCCACTCATCCCCAGCCCTCGCAAGCAAAACCCTCCCCATCCACATCTACTCAGTTCAAGCCACATAGACCCCAATCTAAGCCTTTTCAACCTAGATCTACTCAGCATACATCATCACAGACTAAACCTTCTCAGGCCAAGGCCCACTATCCACGGACAGGAAAACGTTGAAGAACATATTCCAGAGACCCCGGAAGTATGTTCTTGTCTTAGGCTATTTCTCTCATGTAACAGTCTGAAGAAAAGTTTCAGTGAAAGACTGATAAAATGAgcaaaatcacaataaaaaattgTGCAAAGTCTAAGTGCACAGCAAAGTACTCTTTAGAcagaagcagtcagatctctgtgtgcctgaggccaacctgatctacatcataacatagaaagttctagatcagCCAGAGTACATGAGATCTggctgagtgggaggagggaagagctgGGGATGGACTTGATCTTCGTATACATGTTTGAGATTGTCAAATAAAAAATGCAAGGTGGGAAAAGAATAGGACCTAAGGATATATAAATCAGTTGAATCCAACCTTCCTTATCAAGCAATGTGTGATTTGACCCCAGGGGATGGAGTCTTGGGCATAGCCATATTTGTGAGGAATGGAATTACAGTATAATtgcaaagtaataaaaatatggaGCTAAAATTGTCTCAGTGTTGAAGAAAAACTGCTTCTGAGGTGCCTTGGTTTTGGGTTTATTATCAGCCACTGAGCCGAGACCCTGCACTGTTGGTTAGTTAAATAAGCTTGTTGAGTACTAGCCCCAATTTTCATACCTGATAAGACTATCTCACTTGGCTCTTACATACAGGGAAACAATGAATGTTTATCAAAACACATCATTTTATATAAACTTTGGAACTGATTTTTATAGGTTTCATACTTTGTatacaataacaaagaaaatttagCTAATTAGAGGTCCTGATATTATGAGTTTAATTAATTGAAattgctatagagatgaatacattGGTATGGGTCTTagtctactgatacaaatttaaggtcagttttgttatatgtatatttctgctcttaattaaggtattatgtttgtgcaacTTATTTTagaatgtaatgtataattaagaaatacaggttaatatacAATCACCTGtgatagtcaagcttgtagtcatgttaggttttttaaatgtacagagatatatttcagatggatagatattcttcaaatctttaaagactaacagaatatggcatttaaaatattttaaaaacttaggacttttcatgacaatgagacatatctacTCCTggcaatctacttcaagaggatgataggcattgaagaggctccttatagagtttattagccatttgggtaagaaactgctcttgcctggacttcttgatgttattctgtataaactggatgtgcaggacccacagaaaaatgactgctgaagttgcctaaaggtgagacagtcttccagggttcctgcttcatgaaagagtctgccagatgttctgcaggacacagaagaaagtgaccgaCAAGCTGCCAatgtaggtggaactgtctttaaaatttcccttCATGAAaaatgggcctataggctgaagatgggtgccccagtgttacagactgtccaggcagcaagatgtctctgtcaattctagagttttggaagttgcttacaatgcattttctgttaacttaggtaatattatatctgtctggagtttttgatgaagttgaagaatagatagttataattatagtttttcttagttatgataaaagattaagtagatataaatattgtaactgtaattcttgcttgatacctgttttgttatatgtaagcttcctatgttaaagttaaaacctccctttttatttagacagaaaaggggagataatgtgggattccactgtgtatgctataaatatgttttattgccattggtgaataaagaagcttcttgggcCTATGACGGGCATAATATAGCTGAAAGAGATATAGCAAGAGAGTAGGTGAAGcctgggagaagccatgtagccactgcagaagacagacaccAAACGCCAGACaatcacgtggtgatacacagattaatagaaatgggttaatgtaagatataagagttagccaataagaaacatgaaataataggccaaacaatattgcaattaatatagtttctgtttgatattttgggtctgggcagctgggaacaagcagcctctgtctacatgAAATAAGAAATGTGTtagtgaatttttaattttagagttaAGTTGAAAAGATTAAGATGAATTTATAAAGGATATAAGTAATGTTTGAGAGAACTTATAGTTTGGAGGAATTATAATTTTCGGAAATTCATATTGTTCTGAACTTTTGGATAGCTTCTGCCAGATAGCCGTGTTAAAAGAATAAACTTGATCCACATATTTAGCTGGAGCATCTCTGAGTTTGTAAGTGGCATCAAGTACCAATAAAAGACGACATTTGCAGAACATGCTGCTGCACACCTCTGACTTGAGACTGAGGAAGATGGATCAAGGTTTGTTAGCAGCTCACAGGGAGACCAagcctcaagaaacaaaaacaagccactCCTAGGTAGATGTTAAAATTTGCCTCACTTAGAAATAAAGTAAGATTTAGAAATTGGACTAAACATCTCAGTTTTTGAATgtatgaattttaatattttattgtacttgtgtatagtgtgtgtgtgtatgcacatgcatgtcacaacatatatgtagaggtcGGTGGATAACTTTATGAagtctcttcttccacttttatgtgTAGCAAGTGCTTTTCCTCGCTGAACCATCTTACCTGTCCCcataaatttaatttgaaatagTAAAATAGTTCCAAGGAGTCAGCTAAGCCAAAAAATTGCTTTCAAGgcttcaaggaaaaaaatcatattgaccAATGGATGACAATTAAACTTTTGAAAGGAATCAATACTGTCTGAAAATAGTCTAATAtcacaaaaatgtgtgtgtttgtacatatgttGAATAATCTTGTATTTCTCTCTCATGGTTGTTGtaaagatgaaaaggaaatagaagacagtatatgtgaatgtttatctTAACTTGTGAATTTTTTTAGGatgataaatgtaaaaaataaaatggaccattttctttctttctctttctttctttctttctttctttctttctttctttctttctttctttcttcctttctttctttctttctttcttaaagatttctgcctcctccccgccaccgcctcccattcccccccccccccatcaagtcctcctccttcctcagcctgaagagcaatcagggttccctgccctgtgggaagtccaaggaccacccacctccatccaggtctagttaggtaagcatccaaactgcctaggctcccacaaagccagtatgtgcagtaggatcaaaaacccattgccattgttcttgagttctcagtagtactCATTGAAAATGGaccattttcaaaacaaaaatgccttAAGCCAGTGCACACCAACCTATAGATGAACAGGAAGTCTGGGCCCTGCTGGCACTTGCTAGTCTAGCTACCATCACTCAAACTCAGAAGTTCAGAGAAGAAAACGGCTAAGTGACAAGCTGGCCTGATGACTTTCAGACGTAAAGTGCTTCACGGCTTTTCATGCTCCTGAAAATCCTTAAATAAGGAggatataaaatatgtaaattaacCCGCACATCATGTGGGCTGAGAACAGACAAATGACAGTGGTAGGTGACCCGTGGGACTATGCAttaacccccaccccccagccaaAGCAGATAAGGAGGAAGGGGCCACCATTCAGGGCATAAAAACTGTTCTTGGTGCTCAGTTTGTTTGTGCCCCCTCTTGTCTGGGTTGCCACCAGACTATGAAAGATTGTGAGATAAACTGCACAACTTTTACTATTCTCAGTCTCCAGTGCTCTTCATTATGAACCGAGGAGCCTCATTCTCACAATAGAAAACATGAAAGTCGCCTGCTGGACATATTGGTACACACATGCgatctcagcaccagggaagcaAGGACAGGGACATTGGAGGTCTAGCAAGTCTGggctgtcttagtttgggtttccaTTGCTGACTTAAAAATCCCAAgataaaacaccaagaccatTAGGAACTTGCGGAGGAAAAGGACACGTCACTTCCGCATCCACATCACAGCttaccactgaaggaagtcagggcaggacactgctcactggcttgctcctcacggCTTGCTCAACCCACTTGCTTATAGCTTTTAGGACTACTAGCCCCAGGGTGGTACTGCACACAGTGTGCTGTGGCCTCCcatgtcaatcaagaaaatgtgccATAGACTTGTTCACAGGCCCATCTGGTAAGGCATTGTATCAACTGAAATTCCCTCTTGTTATGGGGTAAAGACCCAAAGACCACCCAACACAATCAAAGGATTGAAGTTTGAATTGAGAGTCTGTATTGAACATGCTGCTGCATGCTTGAGGAAAAGCACGAAAAGTATTTGCACGGGGGAGGAAGCATTGCAGAAAGTTTTAaggacagaacacagaaaaaccaCATCCTGGTTGGTGGTTGCAAGCAAGTAGTTTAACAAGAGCCAAGAACATGCAGTTAGCTGGGACATTTTTGACCTTAAGTTTCTATAACAGGACTGAGTGCCTTCCCACAGGACTTTTCAGGGCAGGGGGTAGAAACCAAAGATGGCTTCAGCTGAGACAAGATGGAAAAACCTTTGTCCGTTATACTCTTCCCAAaagactctggcttgtgtcaaggtgacctTAAATAGGACAGGCTACTTAGCGAGACTTCgcctaaataactaaataaatagttGATGGCTAGAGAACATTGATGTTGGACTGAAGATATAGCTCAGTTAGTTAAGCACTTGCCATGAAAGCGTGAGGACCCATGCAAAAGGCTGGATACAGTGGTGCACATCGGTAAGCCCGGCACTGGGTTGGCAGGGTAGAGTgtagacaggaggatccctgaagtTTGCAACTCTACCTGAATTAATGAGCCTCAGGTTCAGCGAgacatccccctcccccttccaaaAAAAGGTGAAGAGCAAGTGAGGAAGACAGTCAACGTCAACCTCTCAACCTCCTACGTAGaccacacacacttaaataaatagatatttgcTGTAAAAGTAGGATTCCTCATTTAAATGTACTTTGTGTTTAAACTTTTGAAGTGAACCATAGTGGTTATTGTTAGAACCTTCTCTCAATCCTTCCTCAGGATTAGAAATTGTTGGGCAAAAACAGAGCTTGGGGGTGCATTAATCCTAGcccgtgggaggcagaggtagctggTGTGTGTCACTTTCCTCTGGTACAAGTGGCATGAACAGAAAACCCACCAAACACCAAATGTTCGCCCCTACTATCTATCCTAATCTGCTATTTACTATAGGCTTTGGGACAGACATGATTCTAGCCATGGGAGGGGTAGCAATTGACCAGCAGATTTTGAATGATGTTGCGGTGAGACTTTAGATTATGTACCCTTGAATATGAGATTGTTACTGCAATCCAGCCTTCTCCTGCTCCTGACTCAAAAGCGTATATGTAAGGACTGTAATGGTTTCTGTTATTCTACAAACTGAACTCCTCTATAATCCAAACGTCAAATGCAGTGTTCTCCACGCTCTCCTGGGAAGTTTTCTGAAATTCTAAAACTGCAATTTCAAAATGCGCTTGCTTATAAAAATCACCTTTTGTCACCATGAAAGCTGCTTGTTGCCGAGTTCCACCTTGGAGATTCTGATGGGAGGTCTGGAGTAGGCCTGCGATCTGCCTCTCCACGGGAGCTTCTCTACAGAAGCAGGAGATGGTGGGCCGTGCTGAGAAGTCCAAATACAGCGTGGGAGGCAAACCTGATTTTTCATGATCAGAAACACtactatttatttttcatctgtaCCAGTCATCCAGGCCAGGTCAGTTGCTTTTTCTTAAGCCTCTACTAAGTTCATTACAtctgctggaaaacaaacaaacagaaagcaataCAGTTCTAACCATGAATTTCTCTCTTTgtaaaattctcattttttttctttttaaaatagaagggatgtgtataggtgtttagcttgcatgtatgcttgtgccccgtgtgcatgcaatgcccaaggaggtcagaagagggtgttggatccctgggacAGGGGTTACAGAAGATTGCGAATCTCCATGCGAGTGCTAGGactcaaacccaagtcctctggagaagcaaccagtgctcttaaacttcAGAACTATTTCTCCTGtccccatatttttctttttttttaagaataaaattcaaaTCTTGTGGCAGAGAATTGGTGGGCAGTGAAAAAATTCACCCAAGTCAGACTGGACGACAAAAAGACAGAccgtgtttttgttttatttgctgcAAGGAAAGAGTGGGCAAGGGCAATACCAGATCATGGCAACTTTTACTTGAGCGCCATTCCCTACACTGGGGTTCCCAGCAGTCATCTCACCATGCAATCCAGGGTGGTCCTGATGTCCTGATCAGTCGGTGTTTGTCTCTGGAGTGGGGAGTTCTGTGCCACTGGGTCACACAGTTAATCTAGATTTACTGTGCT
Above is a window of Microtus pennsylvanicus isolate mMicPen1 chromosome 6, mMicPen1.hap1, whole genome shotgun sequence DNA encoding:
- the Card6 gene encoding caspase recruitment domain-containing protein 6, which gives rise to MATKSASSEIIARQRTKLLNVLQQDPDSLLDTLASQRLISEDEYEMLEQIPDPLKKSRKLLIVIRKRGEESCHCFLRCLSDVFPEAAATLDLQREVTQQGAEAAVGVSRGSADPFFLGRKTPENGEIAVLSEEKECVYWESNDGETAGSSRENQKGRGTPQIMAPHSVGRAEYDIPTSITYLNDEQRYEEPDDSLYLGEGEYQESVGYPEDIETLVEEGASDDLQCFVYDGEEEEEYEDEETMRFSDEEGSYEAPESGISLEEEEENTEERKRVFHHVLSCLNMDRSRKLLPDFVKQFSIDRPSEWTPETPGDLAWNFLVKVQALDLTARDFILKPKTVDEESNEELLAGIENLEIGDIQTINPLDILCACLLCSDSSLQREVLSNMYQCQFALPLLLPDAESNKSILMLGAMRDLQQHPARSSEGPPRETEAFLSLRKMPVISFVRLGHCSFSKSRILNTLLSSSPQKPHKIFLHQDLSVPVLPRQISDGLVEVTWCFPDKELRGNPHVFQKPVAVTNLRGDLESFWTQFGFLVEVSSAVFFFTDCLGEKEWDLLMFLGEDAIERCYFVLGPQAKESEEAQIFQRILRLKPSQLLFWEVEEAGDRRKTMEALQAALQEVMSSSLRHVSLEDMASLARELGIQVDQDFEIPQDIQLSPSTTGGESQQTCSQTKSPSESRAQVPVREPGVQCEDRQNAQNLHQTPVFVPPPVNPWPLPTTFGSNFYHGPLRAPWVLSPHFGSQQRAKWFYPLPHQNTRVRGKGKSFGPRNFRPWRFYSGQGFMKISGASEGHHSSGTFGRSQRQIPHVQNHPESPQVVSHVDHSHSQGWQARTVAGKPQTVKACAQGVQLSEASRKPARTTSHSKYPHPPSCQPAGAIQEPKIPVRHQGSQRIKQGRPSDSAFQPGSQSTSESKLSSTCQFNFHQPKFQVKHFEPKPIQPQKKNPHPQLSQAKAPHSQPSQAKPSHPYPSQAKPSHPQPSQAKPTHPQPSQAKPSPSTSTQFKPHRPQSKPFQPRSTQHTSSQTKPSQAKAHYPRTGKR